From one bacterium genomic stretch:
- a CDS encoding transposase, whose translation MITKTILLKIKEPDILKFKLLRQEHSKTLNLGIEYLSNQWPNKTSHSQLYSYLKKKTIIPSSVLNEAVRLIRSRWITFCKQRKQHIKTSIPHFKNTVAIGFNNQNWSVRKDGCKYSIGFPINGSKPYFELALSDRQKDTLDRLSTAQIKIGNGQLLERKNKWYFVATLNFSESEQTTGDNIVGVDLGLNNIAVCYDKEQGKTKFYSGKEIRFHRTRYASRRKSLGKAKKLDCIRKSRTKERRWMKDFNHKLSRRIINFALKVKAGIIQLENLKNIRTTAKTNHKQRQRLGNTLHNWPFNQLKQFIEYKAKEIGITVDIIDPAYTSQECPRCHNISHLNRSGAWFRCRACEYTSHADRIGAINIANRQPGDVVTTSLPGIVYPSREGLPDTAPNLRVARNGNGQRASTT comes from the coding sequence ATGATAACTAAAACTATTTTGTTGAAAATTAAAGAACCTGACATATTAAAATTTAAACTACTGCGACAAGAACATTCTAAAACCTTGAACTTGGGAATAGAATATCTTTCCAATCAGTGGCCGAACAAAACCAGTCATTCTCAACTTTACAGTTATCTTAAGAAAAAAACTATTATCCCGTCGTCAGTTCTCAACGAGGCGGTAAGACTTATTCGTTCCCGTTGGATAACTTTTTGTAAACAACGGAAACAACATATTAAAACTTCCATTCCCCATTTTAAGAATACCGTTGCTATTGGATTTAATAACCAAAATTGGTCTGTCAGAAAAGATGGTTGTAAATATTCTATAGGTTTTCCTATCAACGGCTCAAAACCATATTTTGAGTTAGCCTTATCCGACAGGCAAAAGGATACCCTTGATAGATTATCTACGGCACAAATTAAGATTGGGAACGGTCAACTTTTAGAACGAAAAAACAAATGGTATTTTGTAGCCACTCTTAATTTCTCCGAATCCGAACAAACCACCGGAGATAATATAGTCGGAGTTGATCTTGGGTTAAACAATATTGCCGTTTGTTATGACAAAGAACAAGGTAAAACCAAATTCTACTCTGGCAAAGAAATCAGGTTTCATAGAACCAGGTATGCCTCACGAAGAAAATCACTTGGTAAAGCCAAGAAACTTGATTGCATTCGTAAATCAAGAACCAAGGAACGGCGTTGGATGAAAGATTTTAACCATAAATTATCTCGCCGAATAATTAACTTTGCTCTTAAAGTAAAAGCAGGAATAATCCAGCTTGAGAATCTGAAAAACATAAGAACTACGGCTAAAACAAACCATAAACAAAGACAACGGCTGGGGAATACACTACACAACTGGCCATTTAACCAACTTAAACAATTTATAGAGTATAAAGCAAAAGAAATAGGAATAACTGTTGATATTATTGATCCTGCTTATACTTCTCAAGAATGCCCGAGATGTCATAACATAAGTCATTTAAACCGCAGTGGAGCGTGGTTCCGCTGCCGAGCCTGTGAGTATACCTCACACGCTGACAGAATCGGTGCAATAAACATAGCCAACCGACAACCTGGCGATGTGGTAACAACATCGCTGCCCGGGATTGTATATCCTTCTCGGGAAGGGCTGCCTGACACCGCCCCGAACTTAAGGGTTGCCCGAAACGGAAACGGACAGAGGGCGTCAACCACTTAA
- the tnpA gene encoding IS200/IS605 family transposase, whose product MEYKHSRNQVYLINYHLIWCPKRRKPVLVGRVKKRLEQIIKEVAKEKGVEILNLSIQPDHVHNFVSAYPTIAVHKLVKAFKGKSSHYLRREFPELLKLPTLWTHLYFVSTAGNVSSQTIQKYIEAQSKS is encoded by the coding sequence ATGGAATACAAACATTCTCGTAACCAGGTTTATCTCATTAACTACCACCTGATATGGTGCCCAAAAAGAAGGAAACCTGTTCTTGTTGGCAGAGTTAAGAAACGCCTTGAGCAAATTATTAAAGAAGTTGCTAAAGAAAAAGGTGTTGAAATCCTTAATCTCAGCATACAGCCCGATCATGTTCATAACTTCGTCTCTGCCTATCCTACTATCGCTGTTCATAAGTTGGTTAAAGCATTTAAAGGTAAAAGTTCTCACTACCTACGTAGAGAATTCCCTGAACTATTAAAACTTCCTACTCTCTGGACGCACTTGTATTTTGTCTCTACAGCCGGCAACGTATCAAGCCAAACAATCCAAAAATATATTGAAGCACAGAGTAAATCATGA
- a CDS encoding GAF and ANTAR domain-containing protein gives MKKKTEKSESKDKSYNKRLKALSRISKAISSEIYLDNILKLIVTVTAEVMGSKICSLMLLDEDRKELIVRATQSISEEYNRKPNVKLGEGIAGRVAQDNRPISVLDVKKDPRYISVKIAKKEKLCSLLSVPLSVRGKVIGVINCYTSSPHRFTKSEMDVLTTVANQAAIAIENTELMVKSKVIQEELETRKLVERAKDILMEELAISGREAFRKIQKQSMNSRKPMREIAEAIILAREIKK, from the coding sequence ATGAAAAAGAAAACCGAAAAATCGGAAAGTAAAGATAAGTCCTACAACAAACGGTTAAAAGCACTCTCCAGGATAAGCAAGGCAATCTCTTCTGAAATTTATCTGGATAATATTTTGAAATTGATTGTAACTGTAACTGCTGAGGTGATGGGGTCTAAAATATGTTCCTTAATGTTACTGGATGAAGATAGGAAGGAACTAATTGTGCGAGCGACTCAGTCGATCAGTGAGGAGTATAACAGGAAACCGAATGTGAAATTAGGAGAGGGTATCGCAGGAAGGGTTGCTCAGGATAATAGACCCATTAGTGTTCTGGATGTAAAGAAGGACCCTCGCTATATAAGTGTGAAGATAGCCAAAAAAGAAAAGTTATGTTCACTGTTAAGTGTCCCTCTTAGCGTGAGGGGGAAGGTGATTGGAGTTATTAATTGCTACACTTCTTCGCCTCACCGATTTACCAAATCGGAAATGGATGTGCTTACTACAGTAGCCAATCAGGCTGCCATTGCTATTGAGAATACGGAACTTATGGTGAAGTCTAAAGTTATTCAGGAAGAGTTGGAAACCCGCAAACTCGTAGAGAGGGCAAAGGATATATTGATGGAAGAGCTGGCGATATCTGGGCGAGAGGCTTTCCGAAAAATACAGAAGCAGAGCATGAATAGCCGCAAGCCCATGCGGGAAATCGCTGAGGCTATAATTTTGGCCAGGGAGATAAAAAAATAA
- a CDS encoding competence/damage-inducible protein A translates to MKVELVSVGTELLKGKINTDNAYLGEKLDSIGLAIDRETTVGDSREKIESVLQEALNRSDIIITTGGLGPTFDDLTREVMAKVLKKKLVFDREVMHQIAAHFAKRDLEMPKDNEKQAYIIEGAKVIPNKVGTAPGIVVERKTKAGSKSKVQKASVIIMLPGPPREMKPMVEEVVLPYLKERYERKILKKCVLHISGLTESAVYEKIKEVVEIERRMEGGILRFSILAHLARIDVEISGEGENELLVDEMLHKARQEIYDCLGDYIYGEDEDTLESVVGKLLLSKRLTLAVAESCTGGLIGDRITDFAGSSVYFKEGVVAYSNEAKVRVLQVKEETLNEFGAVSRESALEMARGVQRISGTDIGLATTGIAGPTGGTAKKPVGLVYVALAWPEMGVEICKEFRFGGKRREIKESTAINALDILRKALREKE, encoded by the coding sequence ATGAAAGTGGAGTTGGTCTCCGTTGGTACGGAGCTGTTGAAGGGGAAGATTAATACTGATAATGCTTATTTGGGCGAGAAGCTTGACAGCATCGGATTGGCCATAGATAGGGAAACTACGGTTGGTGATAGTCGAGAAAAGATTGAAAGCGTCCTTCAGGAGGCTTTAAACAGGTCTGATATTATAATCACCACTGGTGGGTTGGGTCCAACATTTGATGATTTAACCCGGGAGGTTATGGCTAAGGTGTTAAAGAAAAAACTGGTCTTCGACCGGGAAGTGATGCACCAGATTGCTGCCCATTTTGCAAAGAGGGATCTGGAAATGCCCAAAGATAACGAAAAGCAGGCTTATATCATCGAAGGTGCTAAAGTCATTCCCAATAAGGTGGGCACTGCTCCCGGAATAGTCGTGGAAAGAAAAACTAAGGCCGGTTCGAAATCAAAAGTTCAAAAAGCGAGTGTTATAATTATGTTACCCGGACCTCCTCGGGAGATGAAACCTATGGTAGAGGAGGTTGTATTGCCGTATCTCAAGGAGAGGTATGAGCGAAAAATATTAAAGAAATGCGTTCTCCATATTTCCGGGTTGACGGAGTCTGCCGTTTATGAGAAGATTAAGGAAGTGGTGGAAATTGAGCGGAGGATGGAAGGTGGAATTTTGAGGTTTTCTATATTAGCCCATCTGGCAAGGATAGATGTGGAGATTTCAGGTGAAGGCGAGAACGAGTTACTTGTTGATGAAATGCTGCACAAGGCAAGGCAAGAAATTTACGATTGTCTGGGAGACTATATTTACGGAGAAGATGAAGATACTTTAGAAAGCGTGGTGGGTAAGTTACTGCTTAGTAAGAGATTGACCCTGGCAGTGGCTGAATCTTGTACGGGGGGATTGATTGGTGATAGAATTACTGATTTTGCCGGCAGTTCGGTATATTTTAAAGAAGGAGTTGTGGCCTACAGTAACGAAGCGAAAGTTAGAGTTTTGCAAGTTAAAGAAGAGACTCTAAACGAATTTGGTGCGGTTTCCCGGGAGAGCGCCTTGGAAATGGCCCGTGGAGTACAGAGAATCAGCGGAACGGATATAGGTTTGGCTACCACTGGAATTGCCGGACCTACCGGAGGAACTGCTAAGAAACCGGTAGGCTTGGTCTACGTAGCTCTGGCGTGGCCTGAGATGGGCGTGGAGATATGTAAGGAGTTTCGCTTTGGAGGAAAAAGAAGAGAAATAAAAGAAAGCACAGCGATAAACGCACTGGATATCTTGAGAAAGGCTTTAAGGGAAAAAGAGTAA